The following are encoded in a window of Mustela nigripes isolate SB6536 chromosome 1, MUSNIG.SB6536, whole genome shotgun sequence genomic DNA:
- the NKX2-6 gene encoding homeobox protein Nkx-2.6, which produces MLLNPVTSTPFSVNDILRLEREQIDSESVQLRGTRKIPESFQCLRFVPEPRKAEVPSTCRARCGDSGRRQDESGSPGGPCETVTDMDVGRVGEPEPGLSAAPPLHSGTRGPERCVGDVGIGARGNSTEQPKARQRRKPRVLFSQAQVLALERRFKQQRYLSAPEREHLAGALQLTPTQVKIWFQNRRYKCKRQRQDKSLELAGHPLAPRRVAVPVLVRDGKPCLGPGAPAFSGPYSAAAAPYSCYGGYAGSPFGAGYGGGYAGASSGPVAPAPLARAGFAVGGPSASPQSPLPAPLQGVRAW; this is translated from the exons ATGCTGCTGAACCCTGTCACCTCCACCCCCTTCTCGGTCAATGACATCCTCAGGCTGGAGCGAGAGCAGATTGATTCCGAGTCCGTGCAACTCCGGGGGACACGGAAGATCCCTGAAAGCTTTCAGTGTCTGCGATTTGTTCCAGAACCGCGAAAGGCAGAGGTTCCCAGCACCTGCAGGGCCCGCTGTGGCGACAGCGGCAGAAGGCAGGACGAGTCGGGGTCTCCTGGTGGTCCCTGTGAGACAGTCACGGACATGGACGTTGGACGGGTCGGGGAGCCAG AGCCGGGCCTCAGCGCAGCCCCGCCCCTCCACAGCGGGACCAGGGGTCCGGAGCGCTGCGTTGGCGACGTTGGCATCGGCGCGCGCGGGAACAGCACGGAGCAGCCCAAGGCGCGGCAGCGGCGGAAGCCGCGCGTGCTTTTTTCGCAGGCGCAGGTTCTGGCGCTGGAGCGGCGCTTCAAGCAGCAGCGGTACCTGTCCGCGCCCGAGCGCGAGCACCTGGCCGGCGCGCTGCAGCTCACGCCTACGCAGGTCAAGATCTGGTTCCAGAACCGGCGCTACAAGTGCAAGAGACAGCGCCAGGACAAGTCCCTAGAACTGGCGGGCCACCCCTTAGCGCCGCGCCGAGTGGCGGTGCCCGTGCTTGTGCGGGATGGCAAGCCCTGCCTGGGTCCCGGCGCACCGGCCTTTTCCGGCCCTTACAGCGCGGCCGCGGCGCCCTATTCCTGTTACGGCGGCTACGCGGGCTCTCCTTTCGGGGCCGGCTACGGTGGTGGCTACGCGGGTGCGTCCTCGGGTCCCGTGGCGCCCGCACCTCTGGCCCGCGCCGGCTTCGCTGTGGGTGGCCCCAGCGCCAGCCCGCAGAGCCCTCTGCCCGCCCCGCTGCAGGGTGTCAGGGCCTGGTGA